GTGGTGAAACCAGGCAGTGGTTGCCAGGAGATCTGCCAGTTGACCAGGAACTCTTTTCCTGTTTTGGAATAGTTTTGGCTCCGGGCCTCATCGAGTGGCCGGTATTTCCAGTGGAGATATCTTCCGCCACCTATCGTATCTGTAAATGGTTCCCTGTATTGGTAGGGCGAGGAAGCTGAATGGCCGTTTTCATCCAGGAATGAAAAATAGGGAGGGAGATAATAGCTGCCCTGTTTGAAAAATCCTGCATTCATATCACCGGCTCCATTCGGATGGTCCACTATTCTGTTGAAGCGGATATCCAGTGAAGTAGTCAGGTTCTTAATGGGACGATAAGTATGGGTGGTGGAAAAATTGTACCGCGTCCTTTCTTCCCGTTTCAGATAAGTGGGGAGGTAATCAATATTTCCGCTGAGGTTATACTTTATTTTATCCGAGCCACCGGTAACATCCAAACCCACCTGGTGTGAGATGGCATCCCTGTAAAATAAATCTTCGAATTCTCCTCTTACATCCCGGGCTCTCAGTTTGTCGATTTTGGTTTTGGCTTCTTCTCCGGTAATGGCGCCCTGCCTTTTCAATGCGAGTATTTCCACTACTTCAGAAACGCCGGGAAACCTGGAGCTGCGCAGGTTACTGTTGTAATATCCTTTATCGAAAAGAAAGATCTCGAGATCGATATAATCTGAAGCTCCTGCAAAAGAAAGGGAATGAAGTTCTGGTTTCCGGGTCCGGGAGGAAGTACTGGTGAGGTTCACCTCCATGGGTTGATTGTATTTCCCTTTTTTGGTGTTGATCACGATCACGCCATTGGCAGACTGTGCTCCCCAAACCGAGGCTGCGGCTGCATCACGTAAGATGGTCACGCTTTCAACATCATTCGGATTGATACTGCGGATATCTCCATTGAACGGAAAATTGTTAAGGATGATCAGCGGGCCATCGTATTCGTTGGAGAAAGTGGTGAGTCCCCTGATATTCATTTTCACTCCGTCTTCAGCATCGAGGCGTCCCGGATGGTTGATCCTTCTGTCGAAGAAGATCCCGCTCACGCCTTCCAGCCTGCTGATCAGATCGGGTCCTACCTTTCTGTTGAGCTCCTCTTTCCTGATCACTTCAAAAGACCCTGTGGAACGTTCCTGTGGTATATCCTGGTAACCATTTGAAATGATCACCTGCTCAAGCGCTGCAGGTTTGATGGTAAGTTTGATCAGCAGTTCGGTCCTGTTGCTGACCGGCAGTTCCTGTGACTGATAATTCACGGCAGTGACCAGCAGCACGGCATTGTTGTCGATTCCTTTCAATTCAAAGTTGCCATTGTCGTCAGATTGGCTGGCCCGGTTCTTTCCTTTTACAGAGATGGTGGCGCCTGCCAATGGTTCGTTGTTCTGGCCGAATACTTTCCCTTTTACATCGATGGCTCCAAACAGCGCGTTGTTGATAGCTGTCACAAACGGATCATCTGCCAGCGGTCTTCGCCGCAGAAAGATAGTCTTGTTCCTGATGGAATAGGTGAGTGGCTGGTAAAGAAAGATGGTATCGAGGAAAGTGGAAAGCGGTTCCTCATGAACGTTAACAGTAACCGGTTTTACGCCATTCAAGGTAGCGGTATTGTAGAAAAAGAGATACCCGGTTTGCTTCTGCACTTCTTCGATCAATTGTTTCAGTGCAATGTTTTTCCCGGAGTAGGTGATGGTCTGTGAATGGGCGGCCCCATGCACTTTGAATACGAAAGCAGTGGTGAGCAGGATGATGAGTTTCATCATGAACACAATTTTGGTAATAAGCCGCAGCCTGTTTTGCATCGGTGAATACAATAGCCTACAGCCACAAAGAGCATCGTTTTGCATAACTTTGCGTTGTTTGGGTGCAATAATCTGGTATACTTAAGCAGTTAACTGAATATTGGTTGACCCAAACAAGCTGCCGGAGGTGTTTCAGCCACCTTCGGCTTTTTTGTGGACCAACCTTTCTGGTCAGGTGATCATACTGTAGTTTTTTGTGATGGTGATTGAATGGGTTTATGGCAGTACTGTCAATTGTTTTCCTTCTACTTTGAAATGGATACCGGTTTCTTTCAGTCCATGCAGTACATCGTTCAGGTTCAGGTCTCGACCGATCATCCCCTCGAAGCGTATGGAGGGAATTCCTTTTTCATACACGATATCTACATCGTACCATCTTGAGATCTGCCGCATCACTTCCTCTATGCCTGCATTCCTGAAATTGAAAATGCCTTCTTTCCAGGCTATCACCTTACTGATATCTGCCTGGTTTATAGCTATCAGTTCTCCCTGCTGATCGCATTGCAATTGCTGGCCTGGTTGAAGCAGTTTTTCCTGTTGCGGTAATTTTATTTTTATCGAACCTTCCAATAAGGTGGCGCTGATCAGAGGCTCGTCTGTATAGGCATTGATATTGAAACTGGTGCCCAGCACCTGCACGGTTGTAGTGTTGTTGATCCTGATCCTGAAAGGTTTTTGGGGGGAGGGAGATACTTCAAAATATACTTCACCGGTTACAGAAACCAGGCGCTCATTTCCTGCAAATGCTGTTGGATAAGTGATGGAGGAGGCAGCGTTGAGCCAGGCTTTTGAACCGTCCGGCAACAATAGCTGGAACAGTTTTCCCCTTGCGGTGCTGAGTGTGTTGTAAACGATCTTACCGGACGCAGTTGCTGCGTCATAACTGAGCCGGCCGCTTTGTAATTGCAGTTTGCTTCCTTCCTGTTCTGCAACCAGTCCGTTCTGTGCTGCATCCAGTTGCACGCTGGTGCCGTCAGACAGGGTGAGCATGGCTCCTGAAGCGGCAGGAGCGATGATGGTGGCAGTTTTTGCAGATGGATCACTGGTAGTACCGGCGGAATGTTGCCAGAGATACCAGCAGGTGGCTGCAATCAGCAGCGCCGCTGCTGCCGCGTATCTGACAATGCGGTTGATCCTGTTATTGCGATCCGGTTGTTGAACAGTCTGTATTTGATTGCGCAATCCTTCCAGCACCAACTGATCCACTGATAAGGGAACGGCAGGCAATTGAAGCAATTCCGGATGAATGCTCAAATGCTGTTCGATGAAACCGGTTACCTGCTCACGTGAGCTGTTCTGGTCAATCAGGATCATCAGCTCCGCTCTTTCTTCAAGGCTGAGTGATTGTTGCTGATAGCGCTCCAGTAACCAGGTGATCCTTTGTGATGCCTCCATTTGGTAAAGGGATTGTATATAGAAGAAACCCGTGAGGAAAGAAACAGGGGGTAGTAACGGGAAAAAATTATTCAGGGATTCAACAATTGCAGGAGCAGGATCACGGAAACCTGCCGGCCATGCTGCCGGAGATAATCCCTGACCTGTTTCATGGCATCCATGATATATTTCTTTACCGTTTCCTGGGAAATATTCATCGCTTCCGCGATCTCGCGATGTTTCAATCCCTGGATCCTGCTCAGTTCAAAAACTTTTTGTTGCTGTGGACTCAGTTTTTTCTTTGCATCGGCAACCAGGATTGTCAGTTCTTTCAGTTCAGCTTCATTATAAGTGGCTTCGGAGAATGTATCCGGCTTTTCATGCATTGCATAGGCAAGGTATTTTTCCTGTTGCGCCTGTTGCCTCAGTTTGTTGTAGAGGTGGTTGCGCATGATGGTATTGAGCCAGGCAGTGAAATGATCCATCTGGTGCAGGCTTTCCCTGTTCACCCAGATCTTGATAAAGATATCCTGAAGACTGTCCTGCGCAGCAGCGGTTGATTTAAGAATGGACAATGAACTGTGAAAGATATATTGTTTGTACCGGTGGTACAATTTCTCAAATGCATGCTGGTGGCCTTCGGCAACCAGCCTCAGCAGTTCCTGTTCTGTATTGGGTTCAGCAGTGTTCAATGTTGTTCCAGCTTGGCGGCAATGAATTGGTTGATAAGATAGGAAGGTTATGGTCAGGACCTGAAATTGTTACCGATCCCAAAATAATACGTTTTTTCGAGTGGATGTAAAATTGTTATGCACGTGGTTACAAATTCCTGATTGTGGAAGAGGTGGGTAGAAATGAAAAAGGCTGTAAGCATCAACTTACAACCTTTCCATTTTTCTTGTTTTTCAAAGTATACGGAAAAATAATTTCTTTGATCGCTACTTCCCGGCCGCAGTCAATTGACGGATCAGATCAGTTTCTTCTTTCTTATAGGGTGTTCCATCTTTTCTGAATACATCGTGAAACCAGAGCGGTGGCTCGCTGCCATCGTTCATGGGCGTATC
This portion of the Pseudobacter ginsenosidimutans genome encodes:
- a CDS encoding SusC/RagA family TonB-linked outer membrane protein, whose protein sequence is MMKLIILLTTAFVFKVHGAAHSQTITYSGKNIALKQLIEEVQKQTGYLFFYNTATLNGVKPVTVNVHEEPLSTFLDTIFLYQPLTYSIRNKTIFLRRRPLADDPFVTAINNALFGAIDVKGKVFGQNNEPLAGATISVKGKNRASQSDDNGNFELKGIDNNAVLLVTAVNYQSQELPVSNRTELLIKLTIKPAALEQVIISNGYQDIPQERSTGSFEVIRKEELNRKVGPDLISRLEGVSGIFFDRRINHPGRLDAEDGVKMNIRGLTTFSNEYDGPLIILNNFPFNGDIRSINPNDVESVTILRDAAAASVWGAQSANGVIVINTKKGKYNQPMEVNLTSTSSRTRKPELHSLSFAGASDYIDLEIFLFDKGYYNSNLRSSRFPGVSEVVEILALKRQGAITGEEAKTKIDKLRARDVRGEFEDLFYRDAISHQVGLDVTGGSDKIKYNLSGNIDYLPTYLKREERTRYNFSTTHTYRPIKNLTTSLDIRFNRIVDHPNGAGDMNAGFFKQGSYYLPPYFSFLDENGHSASSPYQYREPFTDTIGGGRYLHWKYRPLDEARSQNYSKTGKEFLVNWQISWQPLPGFTTSFFYQYGNANHLYTILRDLDSYYTRNLINNFTNLDEANPAKRYPVPIGGIRSDTRSESTQKNYRFQLQFSRFFGKKHEVDAQASAEASEHKSFNQSSVLYGYNAETMQSLPVDNATLYETRADGMQRIPGGNALSTFLNRNVNVVANASYQYDKRYIFTLSGRRDAANIFGVTTNAKWTPFWSGGFGWKISNEKFFKLPYVDQLHTSISFGYRGNVNPRLSAQTIITHEGNSWTDFGLNYASIKAPANPQLKWEKLATLNFKTDMAFLQNRINIVFETFRNKAQDVIHYVQIDATTGVIRVEKNFAGIASRGINLAIRTQNLKGVFKWSTEISVNTIRNKIEKIDTLRYPTPKTARAAINMTMPLALGIGYDPYSIISFRSAGLDPQTGDPMGLVNGKPSRDYQAINDQPVDSAIQIHGSSVPRIHGYFNNLFTYRNFHLLVGIQFKLKYYYQRDALNYGNILRSGLLHTDYLKRWKQPGDEKTTTVPSQIYPASTDRDFFYTNSSVNIQPADNIQFSNIQFGYTWEPQKNLKKIMRALTMNVNLENLGFLWLANDEKTDPNIPPVSGSYQTPVRISGQIRLTF
- a CDS encoding FecR family protein, which gives rise to MEASQRITWLLERYQQQSLSLEERAELMILIDQNSSREQVTGFIEQHLSIHPELLQLPAVPLSVDQLVLEGLRNQIQTVQQPDRNNRINRIVRYAAAAALLIAATCWYLWQHSAGTTSDPSAKTATIIAPAASGAMLTLSDGTSVQLDAAQNGLVAEQEGSKLQLQSGRLSYDAATASGKIVYNTLSTARGKLFQLLLPDGSKAWLNAASSITYPTAFAGNERLVSVTGEVYFEVSPSPQKPFRIRINNTTTVQVLGTSFNINAYTDEPLISATLLEGSIKIKLPQQEKLLQPGQQLQCDQQGELIAINQADISKVIAWKEGIFNFRNAGIEEVMRQISRWYDVDIVYEKGIPSIRFEGMIGRDLNLNDVLHGLKETGIHFKVEGKQLTVLP
- a CDS encoding RNA polymerase sigma factor, with the protein product MNTAEPNTEQELLRLVAEGHQHAFEKLYHRYKQYIFHSSLSILKSTAAAQDSLQDIFIKIWVNRESLHQMDHFTAWLNTIMRNHLYNKLRQQAQQEKYLAYAMHEKPDTFSEATYNEAELKELTILVADAKKKLSPQQQKVFELSRIQGLKHREIAEAMNISQETVKKYIMDAMKQVRDYLRQHGRQVSVILLLQLLNP